Part of the Nicotiana sylvestris chromosome 2, ASM39365v2, whole genome shotgun sequence genome, ATGTGGTTCgattgggttttgatcaaaagtggaattcagaagattttggaaacttaggcttgaatccgatgtgttttggttgatttgaagttgtttgaggtgttttgaagattggtacaagtttgaataaggtattaggatatgttggtgcctcttgttgaggtcccaagggcctcgagatgatttcggatAGTTGACGGGGAGTTTGAGAAATTGTTGCAGCTGCAGATTTTTGTTGCttttggtatttccgcacctgcggatttggGGACCGCAGGAGCGACGCCGCATATGCGGGAAAGCGGTCACAGAAGCGGAAGCTGGGAAGATGGCAGGAACCGCAAAAGCGATTACAGGGACCGCATATGCGATGCCGCAGATACAGGAATGGCACCGCAGATGTGGTAAGTAGTGAGTTAAGTGATTTCCGTATAAGCGGATAAAGAACcccaaatgcggtaccgcagaagcggtaaataGGGCCGTATATGCGAAAATGTCTGGGAGATTTTGTCTCCTTTGCGATATTGAGATATTTTCACCATTTTTACTTCGCCTTTGGAGATTTTTATACGaattgaaagagggatttcaagggaacttcattgaggtaaggaatttgacatAATAACTCGTTCCTTTGCTATTTTTTCACGTATTAGAGCTATGATTAAgggaatttaagggctaaaattggggaaactagggcttggaacttagacctttgcttaaGGATTTGATGGACattttgaggtcggatttgagaacttttgatatgtatgaactcgtgggtaGATAAtaaatctattgatgtgaaaattatcaaattctaagacgtgggcctgggggtcgggttttggtaatttcgggatttgtgtcatattttgatgtttttcgcttgtgcttcgttcccttagcatattttaacatCATCGTtcggattttggatagattcgacgcgagtggaggccgattcgaggggcaaaggcatcgcgagatagagatttgaccggtttggtgagtaatgattgtaaatgatgttgtaatggtatgaaaccccagacttgcacatcgtagtgctatattgagatgacgcgcacgcttgatgacgagcgtggggtcatgcactattagggattgtgacttggtccgtctcgagtGACTATTTTACCGTGTACTTGACTggaatctatttgctatcatcatgatttgggctgaatgcgaCATTTGGGCcttatgccaactatttgaacccttcggggatttttactgatactttctcactattttgactttatacttgaactcagtcatgttatatctcactattttcatactcatccatgtttactctgtttaacacttacatgatcttttaaatgacattttttgggctgagaatcatgttttactattgcccgagtggcttgtgaggattttgactgagttaggccgagggcctatgttgagAGGatacatttgatactgattataaggccgagggccagagatatgtacgccacgaagtgtcttgattgatatgaggccgagggcctagtgatgatgccacaaggtgacttgatattgcgcttggcctgtaaggggcccctctaggagtctgtacacccccagtgagcgcgagtacctattgtgatgtgagattgagcccgaggggctggtattgttctatgtgattgcccgaggggctggtactgttttgagatgttgcccgagggccgaatttgttggtattgtgcccgaggggcaaaccttatgtgtttatttttaataattgactgtcaattacctgatTAATTGTTGAAAACGGCTTTTCAAGAAGTTAAATTTCAGTTAAAGGATTTTTAGCTATCTTTCATTGGTTTACAGTTTtgaatggttttactgcttcattatagatgcttttgtgccttacatgatttcttgcTTTTAGTCTTAATTTaagattattactcactgagttggagtacccactttactccttgcaccctgtgtggagattcaggcgttgcggatCCTGGCAGTGCGAGTTAAGAGCTCCCGGCATATtttggagtccacgaggtagctgcttggcgttcgcagtctcgtgtttctcccccttatcatttctatctctttatcagacagtttgtaatagtttatagacttctcagacttgtattagaacttgtagatgctcatgactagtgacaccccggtatcgggctgtgtttgggctgtattaCGCATATTATGCTATCATTTGCTTAAACTTCagtttatttattcatgtttagactgtttctaaatgcttaattgtaataattggaaaataggaagtgtcggttggccttgtcttcacgagaggcgccatcatgattgggtctggatttagggtcgtgacagtaccCATGGCCCGatgatttattaatcgcgcctagaGCAAACTACGAATATCCAAAAAGGTTAATTAATTtccaaagaaacaagattaacGGCGAATGTTCTAATTAAAGAAATCCACCGAAAAAGCTTAGGCGTGAAGTTGCTATATGATTTCAGAAAACATTCAAGTCAATACCATAAAGAACCATTAACAGGATATACTTTCATTTCTAATGGCATGAAATGATGGGGAATAATAAAGAAATAATactaaacaaagaaatttttattCATGTAAAGAGGCAAATAATAAATTCCCATGAGTCTGCAACACAGACAAATCGacaacaaaaatatcacaaaataacAAACACCAACAAATTACACAAACACGATAAGATACCATTAACATGTGAATTTCCTAAGTGGCAGAATCTCAGGCACAAACTAGTACAAGATGAACTGCAAAATGAATATCTAAATTTAACAATAAAAAAAGGACCTTAGTTAAATTTGAGGCGCCTAAATTGCGAAccggaacctcgaatcgacaccGGAAAACTCGAAACCAAAATCGACCTCAATCAAAAGGGTAAAATGTTGCACACACACCCGAAAACAGTACTACTCCAAGGAAGGAAAAACTTATATTTGTCGAGCATTTCGCAATTTATGTCGGCAGGAAGACGAATTTCCGTAGTCTAATAGAACAAGAGGAGGAATAGAGAATTGATTTTGTGATAAGGAAGATGATATAGGTTATGAATGAGGTTTGAGAGCTATGTTGTATCACGTATGTTTGAACAGAAATTTCCTTGAACAAGAAATACtcatttcttccttcttcttcgtcACCTCTCTCGTTCTCTATCTTTCTATGCGTGTGTAGGTTTGTCtttttcgtggctgattttttGTTAAAAATGGAAGATGGCTGCTGCCTTCTTCTTTTCTAATGAGAGAATGAGAGCTGTCAAAATGGGGAGTGGCGTTGTTGCTTTAAATAAATTAGGTTAGGGTTAGACTGTAATGTGTATTTTATATGGGAGAGAAAAAGAATCTCAACCTTTGGATTTAAAGAGTTTTAACGACTGAGATTTCATCTTTATTTCTAAAAGGGCTGATGGATCAGGCTACTTGGGCTCAGGTTTGGCTCAATTTGAGCCATGACTTGGACATTTGAACAAAACAAGACTTTAGGAGAACTAGTCCAAATtacatcttctttcttttttgtgattttgatttttttattgatTAATAGATACTTGAAATAGCAAGATAAAATACTAATCACTCAAAATTTACTTAATAAACTAATATATTTTTGGAAAaccttttctttatttgtaaATGAAGATAAAGCTTATATTAAAATGTAactcttttttttaattgttttcaattttctttaattaaatatATAAAAGGACAAATAAGAGCTAAAATATGTAgattaaagtaaaaatatatttacatattAAAAGGTGATGAAAAACTCAAATATAGTAAAAACTTAGGTGCTCAcaggtagttgagtacccaacctagtTAGCAAACATCATACCGGTTCCGAATAAAGACGGGAAAGtaagggtgtgtgttgactatcgggatttaaacaaagcaagtcccaacgacgatttcccactgccaaatatacacattctgatcgacaattgcaccaagcatgaactccaatcctttgtagattgcttcgcgggttatcatcagatgtggatggacgaagaagacgtaGAGAAAACAACCTTCATTACACTGTGGGGAGTGCACAGCTAAAAAATGATGCCATTTgatctaaagaatgctggggccccctatatgagagccatgacgaccatcttccatgatatggtACACAAGAAAATAGAGGTGTATTTTGATGATGTcgtcatcaaatccaagagggccacaaATTACATAggagacttgaggaagttctttgacacGATATGAAGGTACACTTTAagactgaaccccgcaaaatgtgcactCGGGGTTCCTACAGGAAAATTGTCGGGATTCATTATCAGCCACTAAGGAATCGAGTTGGAACCGTCGAAAGTTAAAGCTATCCAAGATTAaccaccaccaaagagcaaaaaagacatgatgagcttcctggagcgcctcaactatatcagtcgcttcatagcacagttaAAATATTGAGGAAGGATGCTGACACTAGTTGGACTAAAGATTGTcaaaaggcttttgacaaaattaaggaatacctgtccacaccaccaatCCTAGTCCCGCCGGAACCTGgaagacctttgctactctatttgtCCATACTAGATGGGTCTTTTTGGctgtgttttaggacaacatgaaGATACAGGAAGAAAGGAACAatccatatattacttgagtaagaagttcacaccttacgaagcacggtattctctacTAGAacacacttgttgtgctttgacaaggacaactcagaaattgaggcattacttctgtgcttataccacatacctcatatcaagaatggatcctctgaagtGCACCTTTTACAAGCCTATGCATATTGGGAAGTTTTCCAAATGGTagatattgttaagtgagttcgatatcatctatgtaactctaGAAGGGAGTCAAAGGACAAGCGTTGGCAGActatcttgctgaaaatcctgtgggaggagaatacaaaccactaaaaatgtattttgctgatgaagaagtgtcattcgaaGGAGAGCACATTGCCGAAGcgtatgacggttggagaatgctCTTCAACGGAGCTGCacacttcaaaggagtgggtattggagcgGTCTTGGTATTAGATACAAGTCAATATTATCCTGTATCCGTAAAGCTTAGGTTTCCGTACACCAATAATATGGAAGAATATGAGTCTTGCATCATGGGTTATAtttggccatcgatatgaatatacaagagttgctggtaattggtgattcagatcttctggtacatcaagttcaaggagaatgggctatgaaaaacaccaagatactaccatacttgtatcatgtgcaagAATTGATAAAgtggttcacaaagatagaattcaaacatgttccaagagTCCAGAACAAGTTCGCAGACGcactggccaccttgtcatcaatgatacaacatccagacaataatttcatcgatcccatcccGGTGAAGATCCATAATCAGTCGGCTTACTGTGCTCATATTGAAGAtgaaacagatggaaaaccttggttccatgacattaaggaatatttggcaaaaggagaatacccagaacagGTGAACCATACTAAGAAACGCACACTGCGGAGGCTGTCCAATCACCTCTTTCAAAGTGGAGGAACTctatatagaagaactcctgatctgggattgttaaggtgtgttgacgcaaaatATGCTTCCAAAttgcttgaggagatacatgccggAAATTACGGACCACAGCGGTTTTGTTCTAGGGAAAAGGATACTTAgagctggatatttttggatgcCCATGGAAACTGATTGCATCCGGTACGTCCAAAAATGCCACtaatgccagatacatgcagacatgataaaaggtaccaccaaatgaacttaatgaaacaagtgcaccttggccttttgctccATGGGGAATGGACGTCATctgtccgattgagcccactacttcaatCGGGCttaggttcattttagtggccattgattacttcagaAAATCGGTGGAgactgcatcttacaaagctgtaaccaagaaagtcatcaccAATTTTGTTAGGGATCgtattatttgtcgattcggggTTCCCGAGTCTATCATCACTGATAATACTGCCAATCTTAATAGTGtctaatgaaagccatgtgtgaaaccttcaaaaacaagcacaaaaactctacagAATGCATGCCTTAAATGAACGGAGTCGTGGAAGCTGCTAACAAGAACAtcagaagatactaaggaagatgctagaaaaccacaagcaatggcacgagaagttaccctttccCCTATTGGGGTATCGTACcatagttcgcacatcaactagggcaactccctatttactggtttatggtaccgaaactgtcattcccgccgaggtagaaattcattctttaaggatcatacaagaagccggactcagtgatgcagaatggataaggagccgttatgagcaactagccctcatagatggaaaaagaatgaatacaGTAtttcacggtcagctttatcagaatacaatgtccagagctttcaacaaaagggtcaaaccaagacaattcacaccggggcagttgGTGCTGAAGCGGCTCTTCCCACATATAGATGAAGCCAAAGAGAAATTTTCACCCAACTGGtaaggtccctacatggttcacagggtactaacaagaggagcactcatacttgcagaaatggacggagaagtttcgccaaaacctatcaattcagatgcagtcaagagatactatatttAGATTATTTACGTTTCTTCATCTGAtataactgaactacgcttgacctgattcccgtttatgaagagatacgtaggcagccctgtgggttcggtcacatcttaataaaatcttcatttccctAGAACCAAAAATTGAGGcataattttgaggagggccctcaaagtTCCGGAACAAGTCTAGCCGACGCCATCACATGCAAGACAGTTCGAAATCCGTGAAGTAACTGGgacaaaattttgaggagggccctcaagaTTCTAATGCAAGGAagtcgcaatgtctctaaaagtgtcacagtcattagttcatctaatttacttgatattatataccactatgttttataaaataattcTATTCCATCAGTAAATGCACATTTTCGAAAAATTTACTTCTGTGAAAGCCAGGTGTTTTCCAGGGTAAATCAAATAGGGTCTCCAGAGCAAAGCAAACAAAAACAAGCAGACAAAGGCACAAACCAACCTCCCtgcaaaactcacaatttttcttttaatGCATGGACAAGGAATACCCACAAGCACGTGCGCCTTAAATCATCACCTTCATAACAACCGAACAGCCAAGCGCAAATATAtatccagctaagaaatattctgctcctatttgctatttgtctACTACATGAGATTAAGCCCGAtctcaaaccttgcatgaggctaagccctgcctcgatatttgcataaggctaagtattaCCTTCTgtctacatgagactaagccctgtctcaaatattgcatgaggctaagccatgcctccatatttgcataaggttaagcattgccttctttgtacatgagactaagccctgtctcaaatcttgcatgaggctaagcactgcctccatatttgcagaAGGTTAAGCACTGCCTactctctgcatgagactaagctctgtctcaaatcttgcatgagccTAATCCCTGCCTCGatatttgcataaggttaagaATCACCTTCTCTCtatatgagactaagccctatctcaaatcttgcaagaggctaagccctacctccatatttgcattaggctaagcattgccttctctttgtatgagactaagccctatctcaaatcttgcatgcgGCTAaactctgcctccatatttgcataaggttaagcattgcattctctctgcatgagactaagccctatctcaaatcttgcatgagccTAAGCCCTGCCTcgatatttgcataaggctaagcattgccttctctatGCATGAGACCAAaacctgtctcaaatcttgcatgaggctaagccctgcctctatatctACATTAGGCTAAGCATtaccttctctctgcatgagactaagccctgtctcaaatattgcatgaggctaagccctgcctcccaaATTTGTGTAAGGCTAGCCTTCTCATGAGACTAAGCTTTTTCTTCCTCTACATAAGTGTTTCCCTATTCTAAACTTTTCATTATATTCTTCTCTCAGGGTTAAGCTTTGCCCCCCAAACAAGACCAAGCTTTGTCTACTTATCACCTCTAGTATCATGTCTCTGCACTTCGTGGGCTGATATATAGCCAGCTTGTaaaaaggcgtcatagtccgaaggcgtCATCCttatagcctgaagacaccatgtcatggcctgaggatctctcaacaCTGCACATCATTagtcaaaggcgtcatggtttagaggcaccattttcatggcccgagaacatcatttcatggcctgcgaatcccttatctcaTGTTTTATGGCCCGGgatatcatggtctaaggacgtcatcttcaCTATCTAAAGACAACCTTCGTAGTCCAAaaggaacttgcatcatgtttaaattctcgcagtAATCTATACAGTTGCATGCATCGTGTTTTATGTTTTGCAGGAAATCCAGGAGGTAACCGTTtttcaaacaggagcaaccttcaCTCCGGTTTCCACTCATACATTTATGCCTTGCTGTTATTTCAAACGTAACTGATTCTCATCAATTACTCGCCTTTACTCTACGATCTTTCAGATACCTGCCCTACGATACATCCATTACAATTCAGATTCACAATCATAACTCTGCATAAGCCCATTCGATACTATCTTACCCAAAAGAACCAAAATATACGGTCattcctataacaattccatcGGTTTCATTCGTCGTTGGGTCCAGAAGTACacacggcctgattcctgtaaaaccagggatatgtaggtagcttagaaaccagggtgcggcctatatttttcaaaacatcccattcggtcaatatcgatcatcatttctttacccgacaactctttcatccttcccaggtaaagagaggcagttgttgatacccaatttttccctcacatatttcaaatatgtatatatactttcaaaatggtGCATGAACATCATCAAGTATTTTTCCTa contains:
- the LOC138885711 gene encoding uncharacterized protein — its product is MNIQELLVIGDSDLLVHQVQGEWAMKNTKILPYLYHVQELIKWFTKIEFKHVPRVQNKFADALATLSSMIQHPDNNFIDPIPVKIHNQSAYCAHIEDETDGKPWFHDIKEYLAKGEYPEQVNHTKKRTLRRLSNHLFQSGGTLYRRTPDLGLLRCVDAKYASKLLEEIHAGNYGPQRFCSREKDT